From the genome of Rhodospirillales bacterium, one region includes:
- the ccmE gene encoding cytochrome c maturation protein CcmE yields the protein MTRKHQRLLGLLSAGVVLGVAATLVFQALDDTLVFFYSPTQAAERQFRPGEAIRLGGLVKAESVQHSDDSLKVWFVVTDGANDVTVAYDGILPDLFRDEQGVVAEGSFLPDGTFAATEVLARHDENYMPKEVAEALREQGMFVGEDGEKSY from the coding sequence TTGACCCGCAAGCATCAGCGTCTCCTCGGCCTCCTCTCGGCTGGCGTGGTCCTGGGAGTCGCGGCAACCCTCGTATTCCAGGCGCTCGATGACACGCTCGTCTTCTTCTACAGCCCGACCCAGGCCGCCGAACGCCAGTTCCGTCCCGGAGAGGCCATCCGGCTCGGCGGCCTGGTCAAGGCCGAGAGCGTGCAGCATTCGGACGATAGCCTGAAGGTCTGGTTCGTAGTGACCGACGGCGCCAACGACGTCACGGTCGCGTACGACGGGATCCTGCCGGACCTGTTCCGTGACGAGCAGGGCGTCGTCGCCGAGGGCAGCTTTCTGCCGGACGGCACCTTTGCCGCGACCGAAGTGCTTGCCCGGCATGACGAAAACTACATGCCCAAGGAAGTCGCCGAGGCACTCCGGGAGCAGGGGATGTTCGTGGGCGAAGACGGCGAGAAGAGCTACTGA
- a CDS encoding ornithine cyclodeaminase family protein, whose amino-acid sequence MTHRGLEELPFFNESAVARVLEWKPLIDEIEKAMCALSSGQVAQPLRQMVPVPGHDAFLGTMPAAGSVIAVKVVTFYHANAGTEFPTHQAVILLFDGDNGAPVAALDGRLITEMRTAAASAAAARALSVPTSAVVTIMGSGVQARAHARALTHVRPCGELRLWARNETSGRAAANAVGAVFVDDAERAVRGADIVACTTSAKEPILMGDWLKSGAFVAAVGWNTRDGRELDDAAMRHTVVVESREAALDQSGNVRGSGCEIFAEVGEVYLGVQQVPSGATVIYDSVGVAVMDAAAAKLAYDLMR is encoded by the coding sequence ATGACCCATCGAGGTCTGGAGGAATTACCGTTCTTCAATGAGTCCGCGGTCGCGCGCGTGCTGGAATGGAAGCCCCTTATCGATGAGATCGAGAAGGCGATGTGCGCGCTGTCGTCTGGGCAGGTGGCGCAGCCGCTCCGCCAAATGGTGCCGGTTCCGGGACACGATGCCTTTCTCGGCACAATGCCCGCCGCCGGGAGTGTGATCGCGGTAAAGGTCGTGACGTTTTACCACGCCAATGCCGGCACGGAATTTCCGACCCATCAGGCGGTCATCCTCCTGTTCGACGGGGACAACGGAGCACCCGTTGCGGCACTTGATGGACGGCTGATTACCGAGATGCGGACTGCAGCAGCATCAGCCGCAGCAGCCCGTGCGTTGTCGGTTCCGACGTCTGCAGTGGTGACGATCATGGGGAGCGGCGTTCAGGCCCGTGCCCATGCCCGGGCGCTGACCCACGTCCGCCCCTGTGGAGAGCTTCGGCTCTGGGCGCGGAATGAAACTTCCGGACGGGCTGCCGCAAACGCCGTTGGGGCCGTTTTCGTGGACGATGCTGAGCGTGCGGTGCGGGGAGCCGACATCGTGGCCTGTACCACGTCGGCCAAGGAGCCCATCTTGATGGGAGACTGGCTGAAGTCAGGCGCTTTCGTAGCCGCTGTCGGGTGGAATACCCGCGACGGCCGTGAACTCGACGACGCGGCCATGCGGCACACCGTTGTTGTGGAATCGCGTGAAGCTGCGTTGGATCAGTCCGGCAACGTTCGAGGGTCCGGCTGCGAGATCTTTGCCGAGGTCGGAGAGGTGTATCTCGGCGTGCAGCAGGTGCCGTCAGGCGCTACCGTCATCTACGATTCGGTCGGAGTGGCGGTCATGGACGCTGCTGCCGCCAAGCTTGCATACGACCTGATGCGATAG
- a CDS encoding glyoxalase/bleomycin resistance/dioxygenase family protein, whose amino-acid sequence MKRLHVSVGVTNLEHSVEFYTKLFDAEPTVRKPGYAKWMLEDPRVNFVLDSRGCKEGVDHLGIQVGDEAELEGVTKQLARAEAPLIEQSSAECCYNKSDKTWSLDPVGVRWEVFHTHDDIAWYGADTNPLHAPSNDTKDGCCDVTPSVEAE is encoded by the coding sequence ATGAAACGCCTTCACGTATCCGTCGGGGTTACGAACCTCGAGCATTCGGTCGAGTTCTACACGAAGTTGTTTGATGCGGAACCGACTGTCAGGAAGCCCGGTTACGCGAAGTGGATGCTCGAAGACCCGCGCGTGAACTTCGTCCTGGATTCGCGAGGATGCAAGGAAGGCGTAGACCACCTCGGAATTCAGGTCGGTGACGAAGCGGAACTGGAAGGGGTGACGAAGCAATTGGCCCGGGCAGAGGCGCCGCTGATCGAGCAATCGTCGGCAGAATGCTGTTACAACAAGTCAGACAAGACTTGGTCGTTGGACCCCGTGGGAGTGCGGTGGGAAGTGTTCCATACGCACGACGACATTGCTTGGTACGGTGCCGATACCAATCCGCTCCATGCTCCTTCGAATGACACGAAAGACGGTTGCTGCGACGTGACACCCTCTGTCGAAGCGGAATAG
- a CDS encoding class I SAM-dependent methyltransferase → MAERLAETAEDVSRLAFGFMASKALFAALHVDVFSQLADGPKTARALAKRTSVPMNRITTLMTALTAIGLVDREADSYFNAPGATDFLVRGARHDFGDYLRYQIDRQMYPFLTQLNEVLDGSLDPEAVDSYQHWMSDPEQATLYSEAQHAGSLGPGRTLARLIDLTDCHNLLDVGGGTGSMTIQLLETFPDLVSTIIDFPNVAEIGWRFISEAGMVDRVRYIPANALKTEWPTEQDAILMSYLFSGVPGSELPRLVQQAYDCLAPGGHFIVHDFMVEDDRTGPPMAALWQLQHMAFTPDARSVTPGWLKGRMAEIGFTMPHDEEMVPGMTRLIHARRPK, encoded by the coding sequence ATGGCGGAACGATTGGCCGAAACGGCCGAGGATGTATCGCGGCTGGCTTTTGGCTTCATGGCTTCCAAGGCGCTCTTTGCGGCCCTGCATGTCGATGTCTTCAGCCAGCTCGCCGACGGCCCGAAGACGGCGCGGGCACTCGCCAAGAGGACAAGCGTCCCAATGAACCGGATCACGACGCTAATGACGGCCCTGACCGCGATCGGCCTCGTGGACCGCGAGGCCGACAGCTATTTCAACGCGCCGGGCGCGACGGACTTCCTAGTGCGTGGGGCTCGGCACGATTTCGGCGATTACCTGCGCTACCAGATCGACAGGCAGATGTATCCGTTTCTCACGCAATTGAACGAAGTGCTCGATGGGTCGCTCGACCCAGAGGCGGTGGACAGCTACCAGCACTGGATGTCGGACCCGGAACAGGCCACCCTCTACAGTGAGGCGCAGCATGCCGGCTCACTCGGGCCCGGCCGCACGCTGGCCCGGCTGATTGACCTTACGGACTGCCACAATCTGCTGGATGTCGGTGGTGGCACGGGCAGCATGACCATCCAACTGCTGGAGACTTTTCCCGATCTGGTCTCGACCATCATCGACTTCCCGAATGTCGCCGAGATCGGCTGGCGATTCATTTCCGAGGCCGGGATGGTGGACCGGGTGCGCTACATCCCCGCCAATGCGCTGAAGACCGAGTGGCCGACGGAGCAGGACGCCATCCTGATGTCGTACCTGTTCAGCGGCGTCCCCGGGAGCGAACTGCCCCGGCTGGTGCAGCAGGCCTACGACTGCCTTGCTCCGGGCGGCCATTTCATCGTCCACGACTTCATGGTGGAGGATGATCGCACCGGCCCGCCGATGGCGGCGCTATGGCAATTGCAGCACATGGCCTTTACGCCGGATGCGCGCTCGGTCACGCCTGGCTGGCTGAAGGGTCGGATGGCCGAAATCGGATTCACTATGCCCCATGACGAGGAGATGGTTCCGGGAATGACCCGGCTGATCCACGCCCGCCGGCCGAAGTAG
- a CDS encoding TauD/TfdA family dioxygenase translates to MSNISVESLHPEFGAQISGMDMHVPLSRDRIDEVHGLVDRYSFLCFPDQSFDDARQLALTCSLGEPEENHVIFGQQGVINFFGTIGNVQEDGSQLGNRHKRVVFSTGNNMWHTDSSFRRVPSYVSIMCVYEVPEQGGQTQFVSSRAAYERLPDALKSEIDPLIVIHDYVFSRSKVSPDAVTPSHAKSLPPVRQKLVRTNPRTGAKNYYVGSHAKVVEGWGQQGSRRLLDDLLDRAVGQEHVYTHDWRPGQLVIWDNRTLLHRGTGYDADRYRRYMRQTRVRGVSTLEEA, encoded by the coding sequence ATGAGCAACATCAGCGTGGAATCACTGCACCCTGAATTCGGTGCGCAGATTTCTGGAATGGACATGCATGTTCCATTGTCCAGAGACCGCATTGACGAAGTTCATGGCCTCGTTGACCGCTATTCGTTCCTTTGTTTTCCGGATCAGTCATTTGACGATGCCCGCCAGCTCGCGCTGACTTGCAGCCTGGGAGAGCCGGAAGAAAATCACGTCATATTTGGCCAGCAGGGAGTAATCAACTTCTTCGGGACGATCGGCAACGTCCAGGAAGACGGAAGTCAACTAGGTAACCGCCACAAGCGAGTTGTATTTTCCACCGGCAACAACATGTGGCACACGGATTCCTCGTTTCGCCGAGTTCCTTCCTACGTCTCCATCATGTGCGTGTACGAGGTCCCCGAGCAGGGAGGCCAGACCCAATTCGTAAGTTCCCGGGCTGCCTACGAACGACTTCCGGACGCTCTCAAGAGCGAGATCGACCCGCTCATCGTCATTCACGATTATGTGTTCTCCCGAAGCAAGGTCAGCCCAGACGCGGTGACTCCGTCCCACGCGAAATCCTTGCCACCAGTCAGGCAGAAGCTGGTGCGGACCAATCCGCGAACCGGCGCCAAGAACTACTACGTCGGCTCCCACGCCAAGGTCGTCGAAGGCTGGGGCCAGCAGGGCAGCCGTCGCTTGCTGGATGACCTGCTGGACCGTGCAGTCGGACAGGAACACGTGTACACCCACGATTGGCGACCCGGCCAGCTGGTTATCTGGGACAATCGAACGCTGCTGCACCGCGGAACCGGATACGACGCCGACCGCTATCGCCGGTACATGCGTCAAACGCGCGTGCGCGGCGTCTCGACGCTGGAAGAAGCATGA
- a CDS encoding DNA topoisomerase IV subunit B, whose protein sequence is MKNSGYTASNIEILKGLEAVRKNPGMYVGGTGETAMHHLAAEILDNAIDEALAGHASQISVALETGNILTISDDGRGIPVEPHPEMPEMSGVEVASTLLHAGGKFGETAYRTSGGLHGVGLSVVNALSSELTVEVARDNARWSQSYRRGIPMGPLEPVGKAGRRTGTKVRFTPDGEIFEEGTALRPSLLFAMARDKARLVSTITIMWRCDPILIDTETDVPTSTMLHFPGGLRDFVEESIRDVPTITVESFAGSTELPGGGRIEWAAVWPEHGDGALQSWCNTIPTPLGGTHEAGLRAALTRGARSYGDLVKHKRAGDITAEDVCGAARMALSVFVSAPQFQGQTKEKLTTTSTRQHVESAVRNAFEHWLANDPKTSNALLEHCVQRLEERLRRKLDKQTPRATPARRLRLPGKLADCTRTSAEGTEIFIVEGDSAGGSAKQARSRETQAVLALRGKILNVASASADKLRNNQELNNLVQALGCGTGDTCELGQLRYDRVIIMTDADVDGAHIASLLLTFFFSEMRPLVEDGRLYLAQPPLYRIAQAGNTRYARDDDHRDELLRDIFDGSKKVDISRFKGLGEMPAAQLRSTTMDPEMRTLIRVDLPRDQHETAGVLVKEVMGRNPEKRLAFIRARAPEAVGLDL, encoded by the coding sequence GTGAAGAATTCCGGCTACACCGCCTCCAACATCGAGATACTCAAGGGATTGGAGGCTGTCCGGAAGAATCCGGGGATGTACGTCGGCGGCACCGGCGAGACCGCCATGCATCATCTCGCCGCCGAGATCCTCGACAATGCAATCGACGAAGCGTTGGCAGGCCACGCAAGCCAGATCAGTGTTGCGCTTGAGACCGGCAACATCCTGACAATCAGCGACGACGGGCGGGGCATTCCGGTGGAACCCCACCCGGAAATGCCGGAGATGTCCGGGGTTGAAGTTGCAAGCACGCTCCTGCACGCCGGCGGCAAATTCGGTGAAACGGCGTACCGGACGTCCGGGGGCCTGCACGGGGTGGGACTCTCGGTTGTCAACGCCCTGTCCTCGGAACTGACCGTTGAGGTCGCCCGTGATAACGCTCGCTGGAGTCAGTCCTACCGCCGCGGGATTCCCATGGGGCCGCTGGAGCCAGTGGGGAAAGCGGGCCGCCGCACGGGCACCAAGGTCCGTTTCACTCCGGACGGGGAGATCTTTGAAGAAGGAACGGCGTTACGGCCCTCCCTGCTCTTCGCCATGGCCCGCGACAAGGCGAGACTGGTATCGACGATCACAATCATGTGGCGATGCGACCCGATTCTGATCGACACAGAAACTGACGTTCCGACGTCCACGATGCTCCACTTTCCTGGCGGGTTGCGCGACTTCGTCGAGGAGAGCATCCGGGACGTGCCGACCATCACCGTTGAATCCTTTGCCGGCAGCACGGAACTGCCGGGGGGCGGGCGCATCGAGTGGGCGGCCGTCTGGCCGGAGCACGGTGACGGGGCTTTGCAGAGCTGGTGCAACACGATTCCGACCCCCCTGGGCGGCACCCACGAAGCGGGGCTGCGCGCGGCGCTCACGCGCGGCGCGCGCTCTTACGGGGATCTGGTCAAGCACAAACGTGCCGGCGACATCACGGCTGAGGATGTCTGCGGTGCCGCCCGAATGGCTCTTTCCGTGTTCGTCAGTGCGCCCCAGTTTCAGGGGCAGACCAAGGAGAAACTGACCACCACTTCGACACGCCAGCACGTCGAAAGCGCCGTCAGGAATGCCTTCGAGCACTGGCTCGCGAATGACCCGAAGACCTCGAACGCGCTCCTGGAGCACTGTGTCCAGCGGCTGGAAGAGCGGTTGCGACGAAAGCTGGACAAGCAAACCCCGCGCGCGACCCCGGCACGACGCCTGCGTCTCCCCGGGAAGTTGGCCGATTGCACTCGCACGTCCGCCGAAGGCACCGAGATCTTCATCGTGGAGGGTGATTCGGCCGGCGGTTCCGCCAAGCAGGCGCGCTCGCGGGAGACGCAGGCGGTACTGGCGTTGCGAGGGAAGATCCTCAATGTCGCGAGCGCCAGCGCGGACAAACTCCGCAACAACCAGGAACTCAACAATCTCGTCCAGGCCCTGGGATGCGGAACAGGCGACACCTGCGAACTTGGACAACTCCGCTACGACCGCGTTATCATCATGACCGATGCGGACGTGGACGGCGCTCATATCGCGTCTCTTCTTCTCACGTTCTTTTTCTCCGAGATGCGCCCGCTTGTGGAAGACGGTCGCCTGTATCTGGCCCAGCCGCCGCTTTACCGAATCGCGCAGGCAGGCAATACGCGGTATGCACGTGACGATGACCACCGAGATGAATTGCTCAGGGATATTTTTGATGGGTCGAAGAAAGTCGACATCAGCAGATTCAAGGGCCTTGGTGAAATGCCCGCGGCCCAGTTGCGCAGCACCACCATGGATCCGGAAATGCGCACGCTGATACGAGTAGATCTTCCCAGGGACCAGCACGAAACCGCTGGCGTCCTGGTCAAAGAAGTCATGGGACGAAACCCGGAAAAGCGACTCGCCTTTATCCGCGCCCGGGCTCCGGAAGCCGTGGGCCTCGACCTTTGA